GATATTTGTAGTGCTGCTCCACTCTCCCCTGCTGCCGGAACGGGTGCAGCTCCGCTACCAGGTAACCTGCCAGCTCTTAGAACAAGCAAGGGTTGATTACCAGATTGTTGATGGCGACGGGGACTACCCCCTGGGCCAGGTGATGAGCCTGATACTCTTCGGTGATTATGTCAGCTACTACCTGGCAGTACTTTATCAGGTTGACCCTTCACCGGTAAAAGCGATAGACTTTCTTAAAGAGCGGCTGGCCCGGGGGAAATAGAAAAGTCGGGTTGCCAATCGGGCTTTACCAGGTGAATAAATGTACTATTTTGCCTACGCCTCAAACCTGAACCGGAAACAGATGCAAGAACGCTGCCCGGAGAGCAAGCCCAGGTTCACCGCCACCCTTCATCACTACCAACTGGTCTTCACCGGATGGGCCCGGACTTGGCGGGGGGGAGTGGCTACAATACGATCTTTCAGAGGAGAAAAGGTCAGAGGCGGCATCTATGAGGTCAGCGCGGAGTGCTTGAATCGGCTGGACAAATTCGAGGGTAGCGATTATCAACGGCTAAACGTAATCGTGAATAACGAGGATAATGAGCCGATCGAAGCAGTAACCTACATCAACAACCGCCAGGCCCAGGAAAGCAAGCCCTCCGCCGAGTATCTAGCTATTATCCGGCAGGGCTACAAGGACTGGAGGCTGATCTAGTCCGGTAGTGAAAATGCCGGAATCAACAGTCATAAACACCGACTTATGATCCCGGCATCCTAATCAGCTAGAACAAACTAACCTATTTTCCCCTGACAAAG
The sequence above is a segment of the Dehalococcoidales bacterium genome. Coding sequences within it:
- a CDS encoding gamma-glutamylcyclotransferase, giving the protein MYYFAYASNLNRKQMQERCPESKPRFTATLHHYQLVFTGWARTWRGGVATIRSFRGEKVRGGIYEVSAECLNRLDKFEGSDYQRLNVIVNNEDNEPIEAVTYINNRQAQESKPSAEYLAIIRQGYKDWRLI